From one Lotus japonicus ecotype B-129 chromosome 3, LjGifu_v1.2 genomic stretch:
- the LOC130745567 gene encoding uncharacterized protein LOC130745567 isoform X1, whose protein sequence is MSRQPNVLFLEEWLKTRCGDPNKFTPKTTSSSSSARAIVQAWSELRGSLQGSSFDQIHLQHLKTLVNSQASLHVADPQARLILSILSSSKFSLPYESFPLCFRLLYIWVRKAAKPASAIIDSAVEVLSKIFSSQFDSGTNPVVFSQGILLLGAFSFVPSVSERTKTLCLDILSRLLVEKGTLLGSFTEFVPHLLAGIGYALSSSVIVHSVRILDSLFGIWGKEDGPQGSVNHGLMILHLIDWVMSHLINFQFLDKVRVILQESFEACKENYASFAVFMAGVGVLRAMDRSASSGMKSDIIAGMRTSAVICIEAIVSDLVSRTLRFKNSGNDLNTRLLLQCVSLGLTRTVSFSGHSSLFVCLALALLTEIFPLPRLCELSPSSGGLKLNEIKEHLDNILFKEAGAITGIFCNQYVLADEESKNMVENLIWQYCLDIYFGHRQVALVLKGKDDELLEGLEKIAESAFLMVVVFALAVTKHKLSSKFAQEIQTEVSLKILVSFSCVEYFRHVRLPEYMETIRKVVASVKENEDACTCFINSLPSYVDLTNGPDQKTKYLWSKDEVQTARVLFYLRVIPTFIEFLPSLVFSNAIAPTMFLYMEHPNGKVAGASHSVFSAFMTLGKESEIKDRVSLKEQLVFHYIQRSLLGYPGTTPFEGMASGVVGMVQHLPAGSPATFYCIHSLVEKANQLCSEVSTHEVDAWKKWQGEPEPSKKLLDLLLRLVFLVDIQVLPNLMKLLAQLITKLPQDAQNIVLNELYSQVADSDDVIRKPTLVSWLQSLSYVCTNSSNQNAASHISKSEDNLSSPSIADPLSSGRLTAHL, encoded by the exons ATGTCAAGACAACCTAATGTCTTGTTCTTGGAGGAATGGCTAAAGACCAGGTGTGGTGATCCAAACAAATTCACCCCAAAAaccacttcttcttcctcatctgcCAGAGCCATCGTTCAGGCCTGGTCTGAGCTCCGAGGCTCCCTTCAAGGTTCTTCATTTGATCAAATTCACCTGCAACATCTCAAAACCCTGGTTAATTCCCAAGCATCCCTCCATGTTGCAGACCCTCAAGCAAGACTTATCCTTTCCATTCTTTCATCCTCGAAATTTTCTCTTCCATATGAGTCGTTTCCATTGTGTTTTAGGCTTCTTTACATATGGGTGCGGAAAGCCGCCAAGCCCGCTTCTGCAATCATTGATTCCGCGGTTGAGGTTCTCTctaaaatcttctcttctcaatTTGATTCTGGAACCAATCCTGTTGTTTTCTCTCAAGGTATTCTCCTTTTGGGTGCTTTTTCTTTTGTGCCTTCTGTATCTGAAAGAACTAAGACACTCTGCTTGGATATACTGTCTAGACTGTTGGTAGAGAAGGGTACATTACTTGGTTCATTTACAGAATTTGTGCCTCATCTTTTAGCTGGAATCGGGTACGCTCTATCGTCTTCTGTGATTGTTCATAGTGTAAGAATATTGGATTCTTTGTTTGGAATTTGGGGCAAGGAAGATGGGCCTCAAGGAAGTGTTAATCATGGACTCATGATTCTTCATTTGATTGATTGGGTCATGTCACACTTAATCAATTTTCAGTTTTTGGATAAAGTACGCGTTATTCTCCAAGAATCTTTTGAGGCTTGTAAGGAAAACTATGCTTCATTTGCTGTTTTCATGGCTGGCGTTGGAGTTTTAAGAGCTATGGATAGATCTGCATCGAGTGGTATGAAATCGGACATTATCGCTGGAATGAGGACTTCTGCAGTTATCTGTATAGAGGCTATAGTTAGTGATTTGGTTTCTAGGACTTTAAGATTTAAGAACTCAGGCAATGATCTTAATACTAGGCTTTTGCTTCAGTGTGTCTCATTAGGATTGACTCGAACTGTCTCCTTTTCAGGCCATTCCTCTTTATTTGTTTGCCTTGCTTTGGCATTGTTAACTGAAATATTTCCATTACCCCGGCTGTGTGAATTGTCACCTAGTTCAGGTGGTCTGAAGCTTAATGAGATCAAAGAACATCTAGATAATATCCTCTTCAAGGAAGCAGGAGCTATAACAGGGATTTTCTGCAATCAGTATGTTTtagcagatgaagaaagtaaaaATATGGTGGAAAATCTTATATGGCAGTACTGTCTGGATATCTACTTTGGTCACAGGCAAGTGGCATTGGTTCTTAAAGGAAAGGACGATGAGTTGCTTGAGGGCTTGGAAAAAATTGCAGAATCTGCTTTCCTTATGGTTGTAGTCTTTGCATTAGCTGTAACAAAGCACAAGTTAAGCTCAAAATTTGCTCAAGAAATACAGACGGAAGTCTCATTGAAGATACTAGTATCATTTTCTTGTGTGGAATATTTTCGCCATGTCCGCTTGCCAGAGTATATGGAAACAATTCGCAAGGTAGTTGCAAGTGTTAAAGAGAATGAGGATGCTTGTACATGTTTCATAAACTCCTTACCCTCTTATGTTGACTTGACAAATGGCCCGG ACCAGAAAACCAAATACTTATGGTCCAAGGATGAAGTGCAAACAGCTCGTGTCTTGTTTTACCTACGAGTCATTCCAACTTTCATTGAGTTTTTGCCCAGCCTTGTATTCAGCAACGCGATAGCTCCAACTATGTTCTT ATATATGGAGCACCCGAATGGAAAAGTAGCTGGAGcctctcattctgtgttctcagCATTTATGACTCTGGGGAAGGAATCTGAAATCAAAGATAGAGTTTCATTGAAGGAGCAGCTTGTTTTCCATTACATACAAAGATCCTTATTG GGATATCCTGGCACTACGCCTTTCGAGGGTATGGCTTCTGGGGTTGTAGGAATGGTCCAACATCTTCCTGCTGGAAGCCCTGCCACTTTTTACTGCATTCACAGTCTTGTTGAAAAAGCCAATCAGCTCTGTTCTGAAGTCTCAACTCATGAGGTTGATGCATGGAAGAAGTGGCAAGGAGAGCCAGAACCAAGCAAGAAGTTATTGGACCTGCTTTTACGCCTAGTTTTCCTTGTTGACATACAA GTCTTGCCCAACTTGATGAAACTGTTGGCACAGCTGATTACTAAGTTACCACAAGATGCACAGAACATAGTTTTAAATGAGTTGTATTCACAAGTGGCTGATTCTGATGATGTCATCCGCAAACCAACATTGGTTTCATGGCTGCAGTCATTATCTTATGTTTGCACCAATTCTTCAAATCAAAATGCAGCCTCACATATAAGTAAAAGTGAAGATAATCTGTCTTCACCCAGTATTGCTGACCCATTAAGCAGTGGAAGACTAACTGCACACCTCTAA
- the LOC130745567 gene encoding uncharacterized protein LOC130745567 isoform X2 — translation MSRQPNVLFLEEWLKTRCGDPNKFTPKTTSSSSSARAIVQAWSELRGSLQGSSFDQIHLQHLKTLVNSQASLHVADPQARLILSILSSSKFSLPYESFPLCFRLLYIWVRKAAKPASAIIDSAVEVLSKIFSSQFDSGTNPVVFSQGILLLGAFSFVPSVSERTKTLCLDILSRLLVEKGTLLGSFTEFVPHLLAGIGYALSSSVIVHSVRILDSLFGIWGKEDGPQGSVNHGLMILHLIDWVMSHLINFQFLDKVRVILQESFEACKENYASFAVFMAGVGVLRAMDRSASSGMKSDIIAGMRTSAVICIEAIVSDLVSRTLRFKNSGNDLNTRLLLQCVSLGLTRTVSFSGHSSLFVCLALALLTEIFPLPRLCELSPSSGGLKLNEIKEHLDNILFKEAGAITGIFCNQYVLADEESKNMVENLIWQYCLDIYFGHRQVALVLKGKDDELLEGLEKIAESAFLMVVVFALAVTKHKLSSKFAQEIQTEVSLKILVSFSCVEYFRHVRLPEYMETIRKVVASVKENEDACTCFINSLPSYVDLTNGPENLLPYLNETRYMEHPNGKVAGASHSVFSAFMTLGKESEIKDRVSLKEQLVFHYIQRSLLGYPGTTPFEGMASGVVGMVQHLPAGSPATFYCIHSLVEKANQLCSEVSTHEVDAWKKWQGEPEPSKKLLDLLLRLVFLVDIQVLPNLMKLLAQLITKLPQDAQNIVLNELYSQVADSDDVIRKPTLVSWLQSLSYVCTNSSNQNAASHISKSEDNLSSPSIADPLSSGRLTAHL, via the exons ATGTCAAGACAACCTAATGTCTTGTTCTTGGAGGAATGGCTAAAGACCAGGTGTGGTGATCCAAACAAATTCACCCCAAAAaccacttcttcttcctcatctgcCAGAGCCATCGTTCAGGCCTGGTCTGAGCTCCGAGGCTCCCTTCAAGGTTCTTCATTTGATCAAATTCACCTGCAACATCTCAAAACCCTGGTTAATTCCCAAGCATCCCTCCATGTTGCAGACCCTCAAGCAAGACTTATCCTTTCCATTCTTTCATCCTCGAAATTTTCTCTTCCATATGAGTCGTTTCCATTGTGTTTTAGGCTTCTTTACATATGGGTGCGGAAAGCCGCCAAGCCCGCTTCTGCAATCATTGATTCCGCGGTTGAGGTTCTCTctaaaatcttctcttctcaatTTGATTCTGGAACCAATCCTGTTGTTTTCTCTCAAGGTATTCTCCTTTTGGGTGCTTTTTCTTTTGTGCCTTCTGTATCTGAAAGAACTAAGACACTCTGCTTGGATATACTGTCTAGACTGTTGGTAGAGAAGGGTACATTACTTGGTTCATTTACAGAATTTGTGCCTCATCTTTTAGCTGGAATCGGGTACGCTCTATCGTCTTCTGTGATTGTTCATAGTGTAAGAATATTGGATTCTTTGTTTGGAATTTGGGGCAAGGAAGATGGGCCTCAAGGAAGTGTTAATCATGGACTCATGATTCTTCATTTGATTGATTGGGTCATGTCACACTTAATCAATTTTCAGTTTTTGGATAAAGTACGCGTTATTCTCCAAGAATCTTTTGAGGCTTGTAAGGAAAACTATGCTTCATTTGCTGTTTTCATGGCTGGCGTTGGAGTTTTAAGAGCTATGGATAGATCTGCATCGAGTGGTATGAAATCGGACATTATCGCTGGAATGAGGACTTCTGCAGTTATCTGTATAGAGGCTATAGTTAGTGATTTGGTTTCTAGGACTTTAAGATTTAAGAACTCAGGCAATGATCTTAATACTAGGCTTTTGCTTCAGTGTGTCTCATTAGGATTGACTCGAACTGTCTCCTTTTCAGGCCATTCCTCTTTATTTGTTTGCCTTGCTTTGGCATTGTTAACTGAAATATTTCCATTACCCCGGCTGTGTGAATTGTCACCTAGTTCAGGTGGTCTGAAGCTTAATGAGATCAAAGAACATCTAGATAATATCCTCTTCAAGGAAGCAGGAGCTATAACAGGGATTTTCTGCAATCAGTATGTTTtagcagatgaagaaagtaaaaATATGGTGGAAAATCTTATATGGCAGTACTGTCTGGATATCTACTTTGGTCACAGGCAAGTGGCATTGGTTCTTAAAGGAAAGGACGATGAGTTGCTTGAGGGCTTGGAAAAAATTGCAGAATCTGCTTTCCTTATGGTTGTAGTCTTTGCATTAGCTGTAACAAAGCACAAGTTAAGCTCAAAATTTGCTCAAGAAATACAGACGGAAGTCTCATTGAAGATACTAGTATCATTTTCTTGTGTGGAATATTTTCGCCATGTCCGCTTGCCAGAGTATATGGAAACAATTCGCAAGGTAGTTGCAAGTGTTAAAGAGAATGAGGATGCTTGTACATGTTTCATAAACTCCTTACCCTCTTATGTTGACTTGACAAATGGCCCGG AAAATTTGCTTCCTTATTTGAATGAAACTAGATATATGGAGCACCCGAATGGAAAAGTAGCTGGAGcctctcattctgtgttctcagCATTTATGACTCTGGGGAAGGAATCTGAAATCAAAGATAGAGTTTCATTGAAGGAGCAGCTTGTTTTCCATTACATACAAAGATCCTTATTG GGATATCCTGGCACTACGCCTTTCGAGGGTATGGCTTCTGGGGTTGTAGGAATGGTCCAACATCTTCCTGCTGGAAGCCCTGCCACTTTTTACTGCATTCACAGTCTTGTTGAAAAAGCCAATCAGCTCTGTTCTGAAGTCTCAACTCATGAGGTTGATGCATGGAAGAAGTGGCAAGGAGAGCCAGAACCAAGCAAGAAGTTATTGGACCTGCTTTTACGCCTAGTTTTCCTTGTTGACATACAA GTCTTGCCCAACTTGATGAAACTGTTGGCACAGCTGATTACTAAGTTACCACAAGATGCACAGAACATAGTTTTAAATGAGTTGTATTCACAAGTGGCTGATTCTGATGATGTCATCCGCAAACCAACATTGGTTTCATGGCTGCAGTCATTATCTTATGTTTGCACCAATTCTTCAAATCAAAATGCAGCCTCACATATAAGTAAAAGTGAAGATAATCTGTCTTCACCCAGTATTGCTGACCCATTAAGCAGTGGAAGACTAACTGCACACCTCTAA